The Triticum aestivum cultivar Chinese Spring chromosome 3A, IWGSC CS RefSeq v2.1, whole genome shotgun sequence genome includes a region encoding these proteins:
- the LOC123060936 gene encoding protein argonaute 14 isoform X1 codes for MAAPPHARRTWRHRGRNALRRPTPRRLKAGPLVITDGGPSGQPTPPGGQQQRAGTAGGGGGVALLHPASRSSPSATSAQRGRSRWRGGLSGRGDGQGGGRRARRRAGGCRRGEGRGGRGEGGGGAAVAPSFARAKFKLHPPPYVHLGEECEHPEYIIRGPPPAIQYCGELEKYCHWGNEVKLYQHHVNTLFAMFRRKKADIKYYVCTINKTFSKPGQRVYFQVYYTEKT; via the exons ATGGCGGCCCCGCCACACGCTAGGAGGACCTGGCGGCACCGAGGTCGGAACGCCTTGCGACGCCCCACGCCGAGGCGCCTCAAGGCGGGCCCTTTGGTCATCACCGACGGCGGGCCAAGCGGCCAGCCGACGCCCCCTGGAGGCCAGCAGCAGAGGGCCGgcaccgcgggggggggggggggggtcgcgctGCTCCACCCGGCCTCGCGGTCGTCGCCCTCGGCCACATCAGCCCAGCGGGGCCGGAGCAGGTGGCGAGGAGGGCTGAGCGGGAGGGGCGACGGCCAAGGAGGAGGCAGGAGGGCCAGGCGGCGGGCAGGAGGTTGCCGGCGGGGAGAGGGAAGGGGCgggcgcggcgagggcggcggcggggccgcagTCGCCCCCAGCTTCGCGAGAGCCAAATTCAAACTCCATCCTCCACCATATGTTCACCTG GGTGAAGAATGTGAGCATCCAGAGTATATCATTCGCG GGCCACCCCCTGCTATCCAGTACTGCGGAGAGCTTGAAAAATACTGTCACTGGGGCAATGAAGTTAAGCTCTATCAGCACCATGTGAACACCTTGTTTGCCATGTTCCGCCGCAAAAAGGCAGACATCAAATACTATGTGTGCACCATCAACAAAACATTTTCAAAGCCAGGCCAGCGCGTG TATTTTCAGGTTTACTACACTGAAAAAACCTGA
- the LOC123060936 gene encoding uncharacterized protein isoform X2, with translation MMNQGLGPFGVFCYYQYSDYAVGDGGTGEGTDAEATMSTSGEECEHPEYIIRGPPPAIQYCGELEKYCHWGNEVKLYQHHVNTLFAMFRRKKADIKYYVCTINKTFSKPGQRVYFQVYYTEKT, from the exons ATGATGAATCAGGGCCTTGGGCCATTTGGTGTATTTTGTTACTATCAATATTCTGACTACGCTGTTGGCGATGGTGGAACTGGAGAGGGTACAGATGCGGAGGCGACAATGTCGACTTCG GGTGAAGAATGTGAGCATCCAGAGTATATCATTCGCG GGCCACCCCCTGCTATCCAGTACTGCGGAGAGCTTGAAAAATACTGTCACTGGGGCAATGAAGTTAAGCTCTATCAGCACCATGTGAACACCTTGTTTGCCATGTTCCGCCGCAAAAAGGCAGACATCAAATACTATGTGTGCACCATCAACAAAACATTTTCAAAGCCAGGCCAGCGCGTG TATTTTCAGGTTTACTACACTGAAAAAACCTGA